GGTGGTCGCGGCGGCGGCGTGAGCACTGGCACCCTCTGCATCGAAACACGCGCCGCCGTCATCCTGAGGTGCGCGCCGTCCTTCACGGCGCGCCTCGAAGGATGGCCGCGCGTGCCTGCCGCCCATCCTTCGAGGCGCGCAAGAGCGCGCACCTCAGGATGACGCTGCAGGTGTGGGGGCGCAGGAGCGGTGAGGAATTGCAAAAACAAACGGGGCCCGAGGGCCCCGCGAAACGCCGTCAGCAAGCGTGACGCTTACTTGATCTTGGCTTCCTTGAACTCGACGTGCTTGCGCGCGACCGGGTCGTACTTCTTCTTGGTCATCTTGTCGGTCATGGTGCGCGAGTTCTTCTTCGCCACGTAATAGAAGCCGGTGTCGGCCGTGGAGACGAGCTTGATCTTGATGGTGACCGCTTTGGCCATGTCGGAACCTCGGATGTCGGGAATCAATCAGCGAGGTCGAACGTCAGGACCCGCGTTTGGCGCGCAAACTAGCCGCGAATGATCGAAAGTCAAGGTTTTCGGCCAAACTCGCGTCACCGCGGCGGTCGACCCCGGTTTTCGGGCCGGTTTCGGGCCGGCCGTCGCCAGAATATGGGCGATTTCGACAAGACGGCAGGCATTTGCATCGCAGATCCTTGCTGAACCGCTCTCGACAAGGGGCCAGCGTGCCCCATGTTCGCAAGCCGCGCCGAATCTCAACGAAAGTCGAACAATGACCGCAATCGAACCGAGCCTGAGGGTGGTGGACGACCAGCGACCCCAGCCGCCGCCGCGCAAGACCGGCGGGGAGGGCGCGCCGTCGGCCCCGGCAATGGGGTTCGCCCTGACATGGGCGATGGCCGCTGCGTCGGGAATCGCGGTGGCCAACATCTATTACAACCAGCCGATGCTCGGCGTGATCGAGCGCGACCTCGGCTCCCCGTCGCTGACCGGCCTGATTCCGACCGCGACCCAGCTCGGCTATGCGGTCGGCCTGTTCCTGCTGGTGCCTCTCGGCGATCTCACCGACCGGCGCCGGCTGATCGCGTGGCAATTCGTGCTGCTCGCGGGCGCGCTGGTGCTGGTGGCGTTGGCGCCATCGGCTGGGCTGATGATCGTCG
The DNA window shown above is from Rhodopseudomonas palustris HaA2 and carries:
- the rpmG gene encoding 50S ribosomal protein L33, with the protein product MAKAVTIKIKLVSTADTGFYYVAKKNSRTMTDKMTKKKYDPVARKHVEFKEAKIK